Proteins encoded by one window of Deltaproteobacteria bacterium:
- the lpxC gene encoding UDP-3-O-[3-hydroxymyristoyl] N-acetylglucosamine deacetylase, producing the protein MVDKTILIVDDETGIRSSVRGVLADEGYRVLEAEDGGGALELIAREHPRLVILDIWMPGMDGIELLRHIRESHPSTPVIVISGHGNIETAVTATKLGAFDFIEKPFSLDGLLHVVGRALEARPIAGSVDGEAVAADEAGAVALERRLLARPWPWTQRTIQRSVVVNGQGLHSGVRTGLILQPLPPGSGIVFGNISNAATIPARIEYVDSTGYATTLYHNGIVAKTVEHLLAALHGYRITNLLVKMQAEIPILDGSAAEFCGLIESAGVEEQGGYVDEIVIDRRYEIGDRDGGGEYLCIEPADVFGVRYVLDYPQPVGRQEHVFQFTDSERFKAEIAPARTFGFLREIETLEKMGLASGGRLNNCILIGENGIVNTPLRFPDEFARHKILDIMGDFYLLGRPLRGFVTAHRTGHSDNVALLKLLRERFELQ; encoded by the coding sequence ATCGTGGACAAGACCATACTGATCGTGGACGACGAGACGGGGATCCGGAGCAGCGTCCGCGGCGTGCTCGCCGACGAGGGCTACCGTGTGCTGGAGGCGGAGGACGGCGGCGGCGCGCTCGAGCTCATCGCGCGTGAGCATCCGCGTCTCGTGATCCTCGACATCTGGATGCCCGGCATGGACGGCATCGAGCTCCTCCGACACATTCGCGAGTCCCATCCGTCGACGCCCGTCATCGTGATCTCCGGCCACGGCAACATCGAGACCGCCGTCACGGCGACGAAGCTCGGCGCCTTCGATTTCATCGAGAAGCCGTTCTCGCTCGACGGGCTCCTGCACGTCGTCGGCCGCGCGCTCGAGGCGCGGCCGATCGCCGGCAGCGTCGACGGAGAGGCGGTCGCCGCCGACGAGGCGGGCGCGGTCGCGCTCGAGCGGCGCCTGCTCGCACGTCCGTGGCCGTGGACCCAGCGCACGATCCAGCGCAGCGTGGTCGTGAACGGACAGGGGCTGCACTCCGGTGTCCGCACCGGCCTCATCCTGCAGCCGTTGCCGCCGGGCAGCGGCATCGTCTTCGGCAACATCTCGAACGCGGCGACGATCCCGGCCCGCATCGAGTACGTCGACTCGACGGGCTACGCGACGACGCTCTACCACAACGGCATCGTCGCGAAGACCGTCGAGCACCTGCTGGCGGCGCTCCACGGCTACCGCATCACGAACCTGCTCGTGAAGATGCAGGCCGAGATCCCGATCCTCGACGGCTCGGCCGCGGAGTTCTGCGGGCTCATCGAGAGCGCGGGGGTCGAGGAGCAGGGCGGCTACGTCGACGAGATCGTCATCGACCGCCGCTACGAGATCGGCGACCGCGACGGCGGCGGCGAATACCTCTGTATCGAGCCCGCCGACGTCTTCGGGGTGCGCTACGTTCTCGACTATCCGCAGCCGGTCGGGCGCCAGGAGCACGTCTTCCAGTTCACCGACAGCGAACGCTTCAAGGCCGAGATCGCGCCCGCGCGCACCTTCGGATTCCTCCGCGAGATCGAGACGCTCGAGAAGATGGGGCTCGCGAGCGGGGGACGCCTCAACAACTGTATCCTGATCGGCGAGAACGGCATCGTGAACACGCCGCTGCGCTTCCCCGACGAGTTCGCGCGCCACAAGATCCTCGACATCATGGGGGATTTCTATCTGCTCGGCCGGCCGCTGCGCGGCTTCGTCACGGCCCACAGGACGGGCCACAGCGACAACGTCGCGCTGCTGAAGCTCCTGCGCGAGCGCTTCGAGCTGCAGTAG